A single genomic interval of Aureliella helgolandensis harbors:
- a CDS encoding DUF1501 domain-containing protein, whose amino-acid sequence MYEPNREMEASLRDISRRGFLGNASSGLAGVGLLQLLAGEIAVGGNAPSGTDSLGLHYRPRAKRVLQIFCPGAASHMDLWEHKPALAKYAGKPLPGEESYVSFQGKNGNLMDSPWPFVPVGNCGKPISSMLPQMSRHVDDIAFVHSMHSRTNTHGPGCVFMNSGHDTEGFPSSGAWMSYALGSENENLPAFVALPDVRGEPPNGKANWTNGFLPARHQAIMMNAQQPIRNLKPPPGIDAQEDLASRDLLEKLNRRFAVAHPAESDLQARIAAYQLAARMQLSAPEVSDLSQESKVTHQMYGTADPNPLKAAYAQNCLLAKRLLVRGVRSVNLYCGSRASGVDGLLNWDAHKTLKDDYERHLPIFDGPTAALLTDLKKLGLLDDTLVLWMTEFGRMPTHQEGTKGRDHNPDGFTCWMMGAGVKGGVSYGSTDEFGRRALENPTTVWDFYATVLHLLGLDHERLTWYHNGLDRRLTDVQGNLIQEILA is encoded by the coding sequence ATGTACGAACCCAATCGAGAGATGGAAGCTAGCCTACGAGACATTTCTCGGCGCGGATTTTTAGGAAATGCCTCGTCGGGATTAGCTGGGGTCGGCTTACTGCAGTTACTGGCGGGTGAAATTGCCGTTGGGGGCAACGCTCCTAGCGGGACCGACAGCCTGGGATTGCATTATCGTCCACGCGCTAAGCGAGTGTTGCAGATTTTCTGTCCGGGGGCTGCATCCCACATGGATCTTTGGGAGCATAAGCCAGCGCTCGCGAAGTACGCAGGCAAACCACTACCGGGTGAGGAATCCTATGTTTCCTTTCAAGGCAAAAACGGAAATCTGATGGACTCCCCGTGGCCATTTGTGCCTGTGGGCAATTGCGGAAAACCGATTAGCAGTATGTTGCCACAGATGTCGAGACACGTGGATGATATTGCGTTCGTACACTCGATGCACAGTCGCACCAACACGCATGGACCAGGCTGCGTCTTTATGAATTCCGGGCACGACACCGAAGGGTTTCCTAGCTCCGGTGCTTGGATGAGCTATGCCTTAGGGAGTGAGAACGAGAATCTACCGGCGTTTGTAGCCCTGCCAGATGTGCGCGGTGAGCCTCCGAATGGGAAGGCGAATTGGACGAACGGCTTTCTTCCCGCACGCCATCAAGCGATCATGATGAATGCCCAACAACCGATTCGCAACCTGAAGCCACCGCCGGGGATTGACGCGCAGGAAGACCTCGCGTCGCGCGATCTGTTGGAAAAATTGAACCGTCGCTTCGCGGTAGCTCATCCCGCCGAATCGGATTTGCAAGCGCGAATCGCTGCCTACCAACTTGCAGCGAGGATGCAGTTGTCGGCTCCTGAAGTTTCAGATCTGTCCCAGGAATCGAAGGTCACGCATCAGATGTACGGGACCGCGGACCCCAATCCTCTCAAAGCGGCCTACGCTCAGAATTGCCTATTGGCCAAACGATTGCTGGTACGTGGGGTGCGCAGCGTCAATCTGTATTGCGGTTCGAGAGCATCTGGCGTCGACGGCTTACTTAATTGGGATGCCCACAAAACATTAAAGGACGATTATGAACGCCACTTGCCGATCTTCGACGGCCCGACTGCAGCGCTGTTGACAGACCTTAAGAAACTCGGCCTACTCGATGACACACTTGTCCTGTGGATGACGGAATTTGGCCGCATGCCGACGCATCAAGAGGGGACCAAAGGACGCGATCATAACCCAGATGGATTTACGTGTTGGATGATGGGGGCCGGGGTGAAAGGCGGAGTGAGCTACGGAAGTACCGACGAGTTTGGGAGGCGAGCTCTGGAGAATCCAACGACGGTTTGGGATTTTTATGCAACGGTGCTGCATCTGCTCGGGCTCGATCATGAGCGATTGACGTGGTACCACAATGGGCTGGACCGCAGGTTGACGGATGTACAGGGAAATCTAATTCAAGAGATCCTAGCTTGA
- a CDS encoding FAD-dependent oxidoreductase, producing the protein MRRRELLSLISLSLPPLLVDTSFRGLLHAAPASLGERNADVVVVGGGLGGCAAALAAARAGCRVILTEETDWLGGQLSSQAVPPDEHSKIETSGCTSAYRELRDAIRGYYRQYMPLTAAARAQTHLNPGQGSVSRICHEPRVAVAALYQMLGPHLADGRLTILLNHRPTAANTDGDRVLSVTCQNAGTGERVELTGTSFVDATETGELLPLTGTEFVTGFESQAETAEPHAPTSAQPQNHQAATWCFPIQYIAEGDFTIAKPDQYDFWRSYVPALKPAWPGKLFDWTYSNPATFEPRTLAFDPQKEAAGWWLYRRIAAAKNFIPGAYRGSISLVNWPQNDYLEGNFYDVTAEEQQRHMQGAKQLSLSLMYWMQTEAPRPDGGTGWPELRLCPEVVGTDDGLAKYPYIRESRRIRARFTVLEQHISQAARMEETGLEASEVKAASFQDTVGVGSYRLDLHPSTGGDNYIDLASLPFEIPLGALIPERMQNLYAGCKNLGVTHLSNGCYRLHPVEWNIGEAAGTLAAHCHEQKCSGEAIHSNPKKLAAFQTRLQANGVQLHW; encoded by the coding sequence ATGCGACGCCGTGAATTGCTATCTTTGATTTCGCTCTCTTTACCACCTCTACTTGTGGATACGTCGTTTCGCGGCTTGTTGCACGCCGCACCCGCCAGTTTGGGCGAGCGAAATGCAGACGTGGTGGTGGTTGGCGGAGGACTTGGCGGTTGTGCCGCTGCGTTGGCCGCGGCGCGGGCTGGTTGTCGTGTAATCTTGACCGAAGAGACCGACTGGCTGGGGGGACAATTAAGCTCGCAGGCAGTCCCACCCGACGAACATTCCAAGATTGAAACTTCCGGTTGCACTTCTGCCTACCGCGAACTTCGAGACGCCATCCGAGGGTACTACCGTCAATACATGCCTCTAACTGCAGCCGCCCGCGCTCAAACGCACTTGAATCCCGGGCAGGGTAGCGTTTCAAGAATCTGTCATGAACCACGCGTGGCTGTCGCAGCGCTTTACCAAATGCTCGGACCGCATCTGGCCGATGGTCGTCTTACGATCCTGCTGAACCACCGTCCGACCGCTGCGAACACCGATGGCGATCGAGTGCTGAGCGTGACTTGCCAGAACGCCGGGACTGGCGAGAGGGTTGAGCTTACCGGCACCTCGTTCGTCGATGCCACGGAGACGGGCGAACTGCTACCATTGACGGGAACGGAATTCGTCACTGGCTTTGAATCTCAAGCTGAAACCGCTGAACCTCACGCACCGACCAGCGCACAGCCGCAGAACCATCAGGCCGCGACTTGGTGTTTTCCTATCCAATATATTGCGGAGGGGGACTTTACGATTGCCAAACCTGATCAGTACGATTTTTGGCGGTCGTACGTTCCCGCACTGAAACCAGCTTGGCCTGGAAAGCTTTTCGATTGGACGTACTCCAATCCAGCCACTTTCGAGCCTCGCACGCTTGCGTTTGATCCGCAAAAAGAAGCTGCAGGTTGGTGGTTGTATCGGCGAATCGCTGCAGCCAAGAACTTCATCCCCGGGGCGTATCGGGGCAGTATTAGTTTAGTCAATTGGCCTCAGAATGATTACCTGGAAGGCAATTTCTATGATGTCACCGCAGAGGAGCAGCAGAGGCACATGCAGGGGGCGAAACAGCTGAGTTTGTCCCTTATGTACTGGATGCAAACGGAAGCTCCTCGCCCCGATGGTGGTACTGGATGGCCGGAATTGCGGCTATGCCCAGAGGTGGTTGGCACCGACGATGGGTTGGCCAAGTATCCCTATATCCGGGAGTCGCGTCGCATCCGAGCGCGCTTTACGGTGCTCGAGCAGCACATAAGCCAAGCAGCGAGAATGGAGGAGACTGGGTTAGAGGCAAGTGAAGTCAAAGCCGCATCGTTCCAGGATACGGTTGGCGTTGGCAGCTATCGTCTCGATCTGCACCCCAGCACTGGTGGTGACAACTACATCGATCTGGCATCGCTACCGTTCGAAATTCCCCTCGGCGCGCTGATCCCTGAGCGAATGCAGAACCTCTACGCAGGCTGTAAGAACCTCGGCGTGACACACTTATCTAATGGCTGTTACCGCTTGCATCCGGTCGAATGGAACATAGGCGAAGCGGCTGGAACTCTGGCTGCTCACTGCCATGAACAGAAGTGCAGCGGCGAGGCGATCCATTCCAATCCTAAAAAACTAGCTGCGTTTCAGACGCGGCTACAAGCGAATGGCGTGCAGCTCCATTGGTAA
- a CDS encoding DUF1553 domain-containing protein produces MLWLYLAVSFGQAAAQGLEPSKATFESTVAVIFEKHCIGCHTAGIEKGEFSISTSTDLVDNQYVLAGDPDGSYLLDLVTPADDAAAEMPKDSPPLSAAEIATLRNWIAEGAHWPDDFVVREKPKAGDSWWSLQPLRTPPPSELHNPENLQSHEASVATAASRIDELLAVQLRKAGLASNPPADRRVLIRRATYDLTGLPPSAQEVANFVSDQSENAFEKVVDRLLASPHYGERWGRHWLDVVRFGESNGYERNEIHNNAWPFRDYIIRSLNQDKPFDRLITEHLAGDVVAPGDPNVEVGSAFLVLGPYDDVGNQDAVQAAQIRANTLDEMIRTTTEAFLGLTVGCARCHDHKFDPILARDYYQFYSTFAGTRHASRTIATEEQAAARQAELQPLQDELKTLHQQQAALEEELAAQQDVEQPPSGKELEAKLGDLKERLSQVQASIAKVEEYPNWWIGQHVAADAVGPFHIFVGGDPQRLGEAIQPASLVALSEVAPSYQLPVDSSEGARRLKLAEWLTDAKNPLTPRVLVNRIWQYHFGIGIVDTPSDFGYMGGRPSHPELLDWLALELLENQWRIKPIHKLIMMSRAYQQSSDYVEAAGRIDGESRLLWRFPPRRLTAEEIRDTWLAVSGALDLRMGGAGFRLFRYSQDNVATYYPLDEHPPETYRRAIYHQTTRATRTDMMSDFDQPDCAFATPRRASTTTPLQALTSLNHRFVQDMSNLLASRIDGRLPKTDEGRVAIAFELCYARPPESDELLVCTEMLSEHGLAALCRVLLNTSELIYVE; encoded by the coding sequence ATGTTGTGGCTGTATCTTGCGGTCAGTTTTGGACAAGCGGCTGCGCAGGGATTGGAGCCATCGAAGGCGACGTTCGAATCGACCGTGGCCGTGATCTTTGAGAAGCACTGTATCGGTTGTCATACAGCAGGGATCGAGAAGGGGGAGTTTTCGATTTCAACCTCCACGGACCTTGTGGACAATCAATATGTCTTGGCCGGCGATCCGGACGGTAGCTATCTTCTTGACCTGGTGACACCTGCTGACGATGCCGCTGCTGAGATGCCCAAGGATTCTCCGCCACTTTCTGCTGCAGAAATTGCGACTTTACGGAATTGGATTGCTGAGGGAGCGCATTGGCCCGATGATTTTGTGGTGCGGGAAAAGCCGAAGGCGGGGGACTCATGGTGGTCGTTGCAACCTTTACGGACTCCGCCACCGAGCGAGTTGCACAATCCTGAAAATTTGCAGTCGCATGAGGCAAGCGTTGCAACCGCGGCTTCCCGGATCGACGAGCTTCTAGCAGTCCAATTGCGCAAAGCTGGTCTAGCGTCCAATCCACCAGCTGACAGACGTGTGCTAATTCGGCGTGCTACTTATGATCTAACGGGGCTTCCCCCCTCAGCTCAGGAAGTGGCTAATTTTGTGTCGGATCAGAGTGAAAATGCCTTTGAGAAAGTTGTGGATCGCTTGTTGGCATCACCCCACTACGGGGAGCGTTGGGGGAGGCATTGGCTGGATGTGGTGAGATTCGGAGAGAGCAATGGCTATGAACGCAATGAGATCCATAACAACGCCTGGCCATTCCGCGATTACATCATCCGGTCTCTCAATCAGGATAAGCCATTCGATAGGTTGATCACGGAACACTTAGCGGGGGACGTCGTGGCACCAGGTGATCCTAATGTTGAAGTTGGATCAGCGTTCCTTGTCTTGGGGCCATACGATGATGTTGGCAATCAAGACGCCGTGCAAGCCGCTCAGATCCGCGCCAACACGCTTGACGAGATGATCCGAACGACGACGGAGGCCTTCTTGGGGCTTACCGTCGGCTGTGCTCGCTGCCATGATCACAAGTTCGATCCTATACTTGCTCGCGATTACTATCAGTTCTATTCAACCTTTGCAGGAACGCGGCACGCAAGCCGAACGATCGCCACTGAGGAGCAAGCTGCCGCCCGACAAGCGGAGTTGCAGCCGTTGCAGGACGAGCTCAAGACGCTTCACCAGCAGCAGGCAGCCCTGGAGGAAGAGCTCGCAGCTCAGCAAGATGTCGAGCAGCCGCCTTCGGGGAAGGAGCTCGAAGCAAAATTAGGTGACCTCAAGGAACGCCTCTCGCAAGTGCAAGCTTCGATTGCCAAGGTGGAAGAGTATCCCAACTGGTGGATCGGACAACATGTCGCGGCGGACGCAGTAGGTCCGTTTCACATTTTTGTCGGTGGAGATCCACAGCGCTTGGGCGAAGCAATCCAGCCGGCTAGTTTGGTGGCGCTTAGCGAGGTGGCCCCCAGCTACCAACTCCCCGTGGATTCGTCGGAAGGGGCACGGCGGTTAAAGCTCGCCGAATGGTTGACCGACGCGAAAAATCCATTGACACCCCGAGTACTGGTCAACCGCATCTGGCAATACCATTTCGGAATTGGAATCGTCGATACGCCCAGCGACTTTGGGTACATGGGAGGGCGGCCAAGTCATCCCGAATTGTTGGATTGGCTTGCGCTTGAATTATTGGAGAATCAATGGCGGATCAAACCGATTCACAAGCTGATCATGATGTCGCGAGCATACCAACAGTCGAGCGATTATGTTGAAGCTGCGGGACGTATCGACGGTGAATCGCGACTGTTGTGGCGATTTCCACCTCGACGGCTGACGGCGGAAGAGATTCGAGATACGTGGCTAGCGGTGTCGGGAGCCTTAGATTTACGGATGGGAGGAGCGGGGTTTCGGTTGTTTCGCTATTCGCAAGACAATGTCGCGACCTATTATCCGTTGGACGAGCATCCCCCAGAAACTTATCGACGCGCGATCTACCATCAAACGACTCGAGCGACGCGAACCGACATGATGAGTGACTTTGATCAACCCGATTGTGCTTTTGCGACGCCTCGTCGCGCCTCGACCACTACGCCTCTCCAAGCATTGACGTCGCTCAATCATCGATTTGTCCAAGACATGTCCAACTTGCTGGCTTCGCGAATCGACGGACGGCTGCCCAAGACGGATGAGGGGCGAGTCGCTATCGCGTTTGAGTTGTGCTACGCGCGGCCACCGGAGTCGGATGAGTTGCTGGTCTGCACTGAAATGTTGTCCGAGCATGGCTTGGCTGCGTTGTGTCGTGTGTTGTTGAATACTAGTGAGTTGATTTACGTAGAGTAG